The Treponema primitia ZAS-1 genome has a window encoding:
- a CDS encoding XRE family transcriptional regulator produces MAGKSKNAILAMESMMSPESVQRTRIKAEQEILTIKLGQLREKRGLKQNEINNFSQTSVSRLEKRKDIKISTLVEYLNSLGMGLEIKTYPIDKNNKLKAQVLLKT; encoded by the coding sequence ATGGCCGGAAAATCAAAGAATGCTATTTTAGCAATGGAATCAATGATGTCCCCTGAATCTGTTCAGAGGACGCGAATAAAAGCTGAACAGGAAATATTGACCATTAAACTTGGTCAATTAAGGGAAAAGAGGGGGTTAAAACAAAATGAAATAAATAACTTTAGCCAGACATCAGTTTCCCGGCTGGAAAAACGAAAGGATATAAAAATATCAACATTGGTTGAATATTTAAATAGCCTAGGCATGGGATTGGAAATAAAAACATACCCAATAGACAAGAACAACAAATTAAAGGCACAGGTATTATTAAAAACATAA
- a CDS encoding helix-turn-helix domain-containing protein encodes MSKQYESIMEGLNDVLDYAQGDKTKARVRVAEAPDITIAPLHVYDREAIRQIRLRSNLTLKSFAICMGVSQKTVESWESGVNTPSGASCRLLQILEKSPNALRELEIIRVAG; translated from the coding sequence ATGAGCAAACAATATGAAAGCATTATGGAAGGCCTTAATGACGTGCTGGATTACGCCCAGGGAGACAAAACCAAGGCGCGGGTTCGGGTGGCCGAGGCGCCGGATATCACCATTGCACCCCTCCATGTCTATGACCGGGAGGCTATCAGGCAGATCCGATTGCGGAGCAACTTAACCTTGAAGTCTTTTGCGATCTGCATGGGGGTTAGCCAAAAAACCGTGGAAAGCTGGGAAAGCGGTGTCAACACCCCCTCCGGCGCTTCCTGTCGCCTTTTACAAATCCTGGAAAAAAGCCCCAATGCCCTTCGAGAACTGGAAATAATCCGCGTGGCGGGTTGA
- a CDS encoding type II toxin-antitoxin system RelE/ParE family toxin has translation MLFVWFLGGNRLNRMFVYAKKFDREWDALGLTAEDLRKLEDALLENPALGKMMEGTGGLRKVRWNLEGGGKSGGVRVLYIDMPTAQIICMIDLFPKNEKDNLTKDEKNKIKKVVKLIVEELGNEQTI, from the coding sequence ATGCTATTTGTATGGTTTTTAGGAGGAAATCGTCTGAACCGGATGTTTGTTTACGCTAAAAAGTTTGATCGGGAATGGGACGCCCTAGGTCTGACTGCCGAGGATCTGCGCAAGCTGGAAGACGCGCTCTTGGAAAATCCTGCCTTGGGCAAAATGATGGAAGGAACCGGAGGTCTGCGCAAAGTCCGCTGGAATTTAGAGGGCGGTGGAAAAAGCGGTGGAGTTCGGGTTCTCTATATTGACATGCCCACCGCGCAAATCATCTGTATGATTGATCTATTCCCAAAAAATGAGAAAGACAATTTGACCAAAGACGAAAAAAACAAGATTAAAAAAGTGGTGAAACTGATTGTGGAGGAATTGGGAAATGAGCAAACAATATGA